A region of Marnyiella aurantia DNA encodes the following proteins:
- a CDS encoding ABC-F family ATP-binding cassette domain-containing protein has product MNYVTAEDLTKSYGLKVLFKNISFNVNEGDKIAIVAKNGSGKSTLLKILMGKEIADSGTVVINKDIQVVLFDQEIEFDSALTVEEFMMTLDSAPIVAVKNYHHALHTEKPDDMEKALAEMELHKAWDLENEMKQILSQLKITDLEAKMGTLSGGQIKRVALAKLLTETRAEHRHILLIMDEPTNHLDVEMVEWLENYLSKAKITLLLVTHDRYFLDAVCDLIWEMEDQNLYVHNGSYATYLENKMIREDNLNATIDKANNLYRKELEWMRRQPKARTTKSKSRIDDFYETEKVAKTDTRKEKLELDFEMKRLGNKILELHDISKSYGDNVLLKDFSYQFQRGEKVGIVGKNGAGKSTLLNIIQGLEPYDSGSIETGETIKFGYFSQKGLKYKEEERVIDFIREISENFPLANGRTISASQFLRLFLFDDQTQYSPISKLSGGEKRRLHLMYVLYQNPNFLIFDEPTNDLDLPTLTVLENFLQQFQGSLIIVSHDRYFIDRVVDHVLAFEGEGKIRNFVGNFTEYREMKSQENRKALEQPVALAKTAEIAQAVPKSTSAQRKLSYKEQRELETIDKELPLLEEKRAEIMQQLTTETDYAIISKLSDELESLSAKLGELELRWLELQEI; this is encoded by the coding sequence AGAGATCGCGGATTCGGGCACGGTAGTCATCAACAAAGATATTCAGGTGGTCCTGTTCGATCAGGAAATTGAATTTGACTCAGCACTTACAGTAGAAGAGTTTATGATGACCCTGGATTCGGCACCTATTGTTGCGGTGAAGAATTACCATCACGCTTTGCATACCGAGAAGCCGGACGATATGGAGAAAGCACTGGCTGAAATGGAACTTCACAAAGCCTGGGATCTTGAAAATGAGATGAAACAGATACTCTCCCAGCTAAAGATCACCGATCTGGAAGCAAAAATGGGCACCCTTTCTGGTGGACAGATAAAACGTGTAGCTCTGGCAAAACTACTGACCGAAACCCGCGCAGAGCACCGCCACATCTTGCTCATCATGGATGAACCTACCAACCACCTGGACGTAGAGATGGTGGAGTGGCTGGAAAATTATCTGTCTAAGGCAAAAATCACACTGTTGCTCGTAACCCACGACCGTTACTTTCTGGATGCAGTGTGCGATCTGATCTGGGAAATGGAGGATCAGAACCTTTATGTGCATAACGGCAGCTATGCTACTTACCTGGAAAACAAGATGATTCGCGAAGACAATCTGAATGCGACTATAGACAAGGCTAACAATCTGTACCGAAAGGAACTGGAGTGGATGCGCCGCCAGCCCAAAGCCAGAACTACAAAATCCAAATCGCGGATTGATGATTTTTACGAAACTGAGAAAGTGGCCAAAACGGACACCCGAAAGGAGAAACTGGAGCTGGATTTCGAGATGAAAAGGCTCGGCAACAAAATCCTGGAACTTCATGATATCAGTAAAAGTTATGGTGATAACGTTCTGTTAAAAGATTTTTCTTATCAGTTCCAGCGCGGCGAAAAAGTCGGGATTGTAGGGAAGAACGGCGCCGGCAAATCTACATTGCTGAATATTATTCAGGGTCTTGAACCGTACGACAGCGGAAGTATAGAAACCGGAGAAACTATCAAATTCGGTTACTTTTCCCAAAAAGGACTTAAATATAAAGAGGAGGAACGCGTAATTGATTTCATAAGGGAGATTTCGGAGAATTTTCCGCTGGCTAACGGCCGTACGATTTCGGCCTCGCAGTTTCTGCGCCTGTTCCTGTTTGACGATCAAACACAGTACAGTCCAATTTCCAAACTGTCGGGCGGGGAGAAAAGGAGGTTGCACCTCATGTACGTCCTTTACCAAAACCCGAATTTCCTGATTTTTGATGAGCCTACCAACGATCTTGACCTTCCTACTTTGACCGTACTGGAGAATTTTCTGCAGCAGTTTCAGGGCAGCCTTATCATTGTATCGCACGACCGTTATTTTATTGACCGCGTTGTAGATCATGTTTTGGCATTCGAAGGTGAGGGGAAAATCCGGAATTTTGTAGGCAATTTCACAGAATACCGGGAAATGAAGAGTCAGGAGAATAGGAAAGCCCTGGAACAACCTGTTGCTCTGGCTAAGACTGCGGAGATTGCACAGGCGGTACCGAAATCCACGAGCGCACAGAGGAAACTGTCCTATAAGGAGCAGCGCGAACTGGAAACCATTGATAAGGAGCTGCCTTTGCTTGAGGAAAAACGTGCAGAAATAATGCAGCAACTTACCACTGAAACAGACTATGCCATCATCTCAAAACTTTCCGATGAGCTGGAGTCATTATCCGCAAAACTCGGTGAATTGGAACTGCGGTGGCTGGAACTGCAGGAGATCTAA
- a CDS encoding TonB-dependent siderophore receptor, translating to MKKKLVCIGLLTLTLPAYAQMKFVEHSDTLRVQQIEDINLHKTGNPNNARTLTTKSNLTVMENPQPIAIVTHEIIEQQQAKQLSDVLQNVNGLYITSSRGNSQDSFGGRGFNFGNDNIFKNGARVNSGVFPEVSGLERVEVLKGGNAMLYGNVAAGGVVNLITKKPRFNFGGSIGLNAGSWNTYKPTVDFYGPLSKNVAFRVNGTFETAESFRDVVESQKYYFNPSLLFNIGEKSQIIVEADYLKHDLTPDFGIGAIDNKDKSYSLNTFLSRNAFLGTDWQYQNVQQATAGITFNHQFSDFWTLNTVASFQNYTKDFFSTERVTWSYDNADRLKWSRPLNKTYNEQNYSSLQINLNGELNTGKVNHKILIGTDGDYGIADAYTFRNPENGKNYGTSYIYGSNGGNGLLYLDDPSTWAGGSMPLAEKKDRTRIPTQRFGIYAQDFISLNDQFKVLAGLRWSYIESESTKRDYLANTDTPNGLNVDRAFSPKGGIVYMPNDNLSAFATYTNSFVANTGFDIYDKALKPSIIDQFEVGMKKNFWNNAVALNLTVYQIDNRNFYQTAEFTADGSPNSDSTVKDFAGKMRSRGVELDITGNPLPNLSIIAGASYNHSVYLDTPETFGYVENQRLVRTPATTANASVFYTFDKYMKGLKIGGGVYFVGDRIAGWNDTKELLDSRNGASRMLEVGDYVTASLSFGYDWQKFSLMGKVGNLFDAVEYNYHENYSVNPITPRNYYLTLTYKL from the coding sequence ATGAAAAAGAAACTGGTTTGTATCGGGCTGTTGACTCTGACCCTTCCGGCGTATGCACAGATGAAATTTGTAGAACATTCCGACACTTTGCGGGTTCAGCAAATAGAGGATATTAACCTTCATAAAACCGGCAATCCCAATAATGCGCGAACACTTACCACCAAGTCTAACCTGACGGTAATGGAAAATCCGCAACCTATTGCTATCGTAACCCATGAAATCATAGAGCAGCAGCAGGCAAAACAGTTAAGCGATGTTCTTCAGAATGTAAACGGCCTTTATATTACCTCTTCCCGCGGTAATTCGCAGGACAGTTTTGGTGGCCGGGGATTCAATTTCGGAAACGATAATATTTTCAAGAACGGCGCCCGTGTAAACAGCGGCGTTTTTCCCGAAGTTTCAGGTCTGGAGCGTGTGGAAGTACTGAAAGGCGGAAACGCTATGCTCTACGGAAATGTGGCCGCCGGTGGAGTTGTAAACCTGATCACAAAAAAACCACGTTTCAATTTTGGTGGCAGCATTGGCCTGAACGCCGGCAGCTGGAACACCTACAAACCAACTGTAGATTTTTACGGTCCACTGAGTAAAAATGTGGCCTTCCGGGTGAACGGCACCTTTGAAACTGCCGAGAGTTTCCGTGATGTAGTAGAGTCTCAGAAATATTATTTCAACCCTTCATTACTTTTTAATATTGGCGAAAAATCGCAGATTATTGTTGAAGCCGATTACCTGAAGCATGACCTTACACCAGATTTCGGAATTGGCGCCATTGACAACAAAGACAAATCATACTCGCTGAACACCTTCCTGTCACGCAACGCCTTTCTGGGAACAGACTGGCAGTACCAAAACGTGCAGCAGGCTACTGCGGGCATTACATTTAACCACCAGTTCAGTGATTTCTGGACTCTTAATACTGTGGCCTCCTTCCAGAACTATACAAAAGATTTCTTTTCTACAGAACGTGTTACCTGGTCTTACGACAATGCCGACCGTCTGAAATGGAGCAGGCCACTGAACAAGACTTATAACGAGCAAAACTATTCTTCACTCCAAATTAACCTGAACGGTGAACTGAACACCGGCAAAGTGAACCATAAAATCCTGATCGGCACTGACGGAGATTACGGCATTGCCGATGCCTACACTTTCCGTAATCCGGAAAACGGCAAAAACTACGGAACAAGTTACATCTATGGAAGTAATGGCGGTAACGGTTTACTTTACCTGGACGACCCCTCTACCTGGGCCGGCGGCAGCATGCCACTTGCAGAGAAAAAAGACAGAACGCGCATCCCGACGCAGAGATTTGGAATTTACGCACAGGATTTCATCAGTTTGAATGATCAGTTTAAAGTTCTGGCAGGATTAAGATGGTCCTATATAGAAAGCGAGAGCACGAAAAGAGACTATCTGGCAAATACAGACACCCCGAACGGACTTAATGTAGACCGAGCATTTTCGCCAAAAGGAGGTATAGTTTATATGCCGAATGACAATCTATCTGCATTTGCAACTTACACCAACTCTTTTGTAGCCAATACCGGCTTCGACATATATGATAAAGCGCTGAAACCGTCAATTATAGATCAGTTTGAAGTCGGCATGAAGAAGAATTTCTGGAACAATGCCGTAGCACTCAACCTGACGGTTTATCAGATAGATAACCGTAACTTCTACCAAACAGCTGAATTCACAGCAGATGGAAGTCCCAATTCCGACTCAACAGTTAAGGATTTCGCGGGTAAGATGCGCAGCCGGGGCGTAGAACTGGACATCACCGGAAACCCGCTTCCGAACCTGTCCATCATTGCCGGGGCATCCTATAACCATTCTGTTTATCTGGATACTCCCGAGACCTTCGGTTATGTTGAGAACCAGCGGTTGGTCCGCACACCTGCCACAACGGCCAACGCATCAGTATTTTACACTTTTGACAAATATATGAAGGGACTGAAAATTGGCGGCGGCGTTTACTTTGTGGGAGACCGTATTGCGGGCTGGAATGACACCAAGGAATTACTGGACAGCCGGAACGGCGCCTCCCGTATGCTGGAAGTGGGCGATTATGTGACTGCATCACTAAGTTTTGGCTATGACTGGCAAAAGTTCTCACTGATGGGAAAAGTAGGAAACCTGTTTGACGCTGTAGAGTATAATTACCATGAGAATTACTCGGTAAACCCTATTACACCGCGCAATTATTACCTGACCCTTACCTACAAACTCTAA